gaagggctgtggaggagaagacaggataagaggggaaaatgtgagcagagaaggacaaacacccccactgcccagcaaagtgcacttgtaagtaaaccacaattttagccttgggctcaatatctggacttgtctctgtgtagcgatgcatagaatccctgacactggttatgactgtactgtattagtcctaaacctgccattatagtgtaagaagaaaagatttttttttaataaatcattttaaaaaaaggtagagcgatgtagcccccggagaagtccccccccccccccccccccccccaaagccctgtttattcccttctagctaccagatgaaactcacaatgcaccccaacgccacctaacttctcttccacatgatgcaccttatttaccctttgaatcctgtccattattgagcgtttttctatccatttgattataagtttattacactgtatgtacattagtcagccattttccggacagtctgggctactcagatatgtcataattcgatttgtaaatgctgacagtcttgatattatccttcttatcaggaaaaactacttctgcatatagatatttctcaatttttagtctcatctaatataaaaatgggcaggtagtacaaatataatcttataaatgctgagattagagtatctgcgatgcaggaatgcaggggtttcattggggccctttctatggcttagtactgtgaaggagtacatggttagtgccaggcgcaaatgaatatctttgattttgcatccatttggtaacttgttgaagttgtctgatagtcagtaatacatggtttaattaatatgattctttatttactactttataacatctgaaagaaactgaaataggaaagcttattttaatttatggtccactggataaacacagacattacagacggttttagagtctaatgctgaatgttgtttgctatgatttttctgcctgcatatgctgtgattggtgcagtgaaatttgagaatgtgtttgtggtcagtatcatagcctcagacaacaaaccaacgctgtagcgtgtcactgtgtttacatgtgagaggggttccagttacataagggactcgttctaattgttttgacggagctcgacaaacctaaaaaataaatgctggttttatcaaaaactatgtcatatagctatattccagatttattacagccaaacacatctcggagctccgaggaacctccttctccttatatttccctctatcccactcttctcatccctccatccctcaaatactgtgtaatgatgatatgtgtgcatgtggagggtgagggatgggcgtggaaggtaatagttaattaagtggctacacctgggttgtgagggatctggggttaatAGAGGGAGTAGGAGGCGCGTTAGGGAGATTTGGTCTGGTGGGCACCATACGCGTTGGGTCCGGGAGGGAGGTGCCGCTCGCATGCCGTTTAGGGCGGCCGGCggtgaagccagagagtgggcggtagggacagttcccggtgcggtagggcgaggacagtcaggacagtgggggtaggaggctatgaccactgcttagacggggtggttgatagacgggagtagcggcaccctcatagggacggattggcggtgggggggtgggattccctttccgtgggacgttctaggtgacggaccggtgtgattgttccttccccgggggagggtcctgatccctgggggggagggggtgttctgttttaactatgtctttattgtatgtgtgttacgtgtggtttaaatgcgcagtgtaaccgcttagggtcgggacaggactatatacagtaggcggttctggtcccgtaacgcttgcctgtgcccgaagtgtggggattactgtgcattgcagtgctattggtgtgccgtgcccttatagggatgttgtgtggtgcgggatttactgtgcggtagcgtgggttaacacacgcttaaaaaggggtggtgtgctacggggagaaagcgggaccgaactctttgtgaatccagatccgacccaatgggtcgctgcatgaattgtactgaataaaagtatctttgtacttttagctgcagtctggtggtgatctgttctcctttcacagcctctgacgctagtTTAGGTTAGTTGCACTGGTGGCAGCGGTaggatcatttctttcctttgtggttttcccgtttagaaatctagaattagctttaacatgtcggaggccgaggatagtgtacaatctcctaattatgagggcgctgattgtTCTGTTACGtctagagagtgttttctcaatctcccggtggcccccctgctcacccaatatttataccggaaacttttaatggtgtggggcgtgagtggtctgactggtcggaacaATTTGATCTGGCGGCTGAGGTAAACAGGTGAGATGattctctgaaaattaagtttatgtctttgctattgtGTGGCCGTGCTAGGGAGATGCTAACTACATcaaaaaccatccatccatttcccaaaccgcttatcctattgggtcgcggggggtccggagcctatcccggaatcaatgggcacgaggcagggaacaacccaggatggggggccagcccatcgcagggcacactccattcactcacacatgcacacctacgggcaattcagcaactccaattagcctcagcatgtttttggactgtggggggaaaccggagtacccggaggaaaccccacgacgacacggggagaacatgcaaactccgcacacatgtgacccaggcggagattcgaacccgggtcccagaggtgtgaggcgacagtgctaaccactgcaccaccatgccacatcacatcaaaaaccaaatgaattaaaaaacgcggaaaataatgttgaaatgaaaatatattttttgacagCGATCGACGACCTGTAATATTTTTGACGATGTCGCTGCTATATCGCTATttgtaaaaaaaggaaaaaaatagttactggaaaagctacagcgttttaaaagtatttgctCTACCGATAAGCTACTGAAAGAAGTAAAGTTAGTAGCGTCGATTATTTTAGTTAGCTACTCCACAACACTGgacataaaaataactgaacaaTGTTAACATTTTCGTAATTTAAGCCCTCTCAACAGAAGCACTTTAATGAGAATATTAGAAAAATTAACTGATAACATATCAGTtatctatatttttttaatttactttgaAAACAGACTCAAATTAAGCCTATACGAAAAATTCAGAAGCCTATACAGTCTCAAATGAAGCCTGTTGCGTTTTTATACAATCGGTCTGGGATTCCGCTTAACGTCACGCCCGAAGCTCACACTTTGATTGCAAACGGGAAGAAACATAACTATTGTCACGTACATCGGCGGATGTCATCAATTAAGCCTGCATACTGGAGACTACAAAGGGACAGCACACGCAACGGGGGTTGCGAAGTATTACCATTGTTTCATTTCTATATCGAGCGCTTGCTTGTCCAGTGTCATTCCCTCGTTCCTTACCTTGCCTGCCTTCCTTTCCCAGagcagccctcgtccctgaacctcccgtcctgccttccctgccagccccaggatctcccgtctccccttcccttcgtctccgtgtcctgtgcctgcctgttggactggatctccccggctaccgaatctaccttctgtccccgaccattcttcttgcctggcccattgaaagcctgttacctgctcgatctaataaagatcgcgctgttccgcattcctgggtccgcgtttccctgccgagggtgtcctaacaattatgtctccagtaataattttctgctaatagcattaattctcttatttcggtatcggtgtactgcatgtacatgttatcaccatcaaagaaaaaaacgcgttatgacttatcagtcattattattgtttttgtcgtttatttaatcgtgtagcaatactgccacttgtcatattattaattgcgtatttatataatattaaccaatgaccaatctctgtatcttactagcatcttttgcgcatttgtctttgtatcagccgtagcggtcttcagggggaatcgcagaagctggagtttcttagagcgctgcatgggtttggacaaacattaggtattggtaatattactggacaaaaatatatcgttattggtgtccaccaaagtttccagcactagctacaagaaatgagattgaatgcatttgctcgtttttatttgtatttatttttttaaaagtttcttacattatatccgtgctttttaaaggttatatctcaatttttcaaaagtaaacacaaaaaggatgacacttaatgccccctccctgcccccaccctatttagaacgttagcgttccattacgtaaaaaatgcagtactacgtcatgatgcaccgcttataaataatctgtttgataagggagaagcaaacacaaacgattcgtgagtgcatcgtacgtgttgtaagagcaagtgaagctgaaagacattgacagtgaaggtaaggcctccccttcaaaatgtatacttcacttagatcaaaggtcttaaactaaaaaaaaaagctgtgatATGCTAAACTACCGACCGCAAAACGTGCAGACTGGCGGGTGTCAATtgcgctggaatgacattacatggttttaatttttctctgatatcggccggccatatacagtcatttctttgagacccctgaatttaaataataattaatttttacaATGATGGTGACCTATATAATGTGCCGATTTACTTGTGAAGTTGTTCAGCTGGTTGGCATGGCAttgattactgctttttaagaaagtgcatgtagtctcacactgtagaagtccattgctcagttgtcagcatgctcagcgtgtcgcctgtgatgtgtcctgcacagcagcaggctacattgcgtttaatggactaatacttcttcaacccattaaatgattcctttctctctccctgccagtgatggcACCCTCTATTAATCTCTTCACCTTCCTCGTCCTGtccctggtggggggcagctcttcatgggacgaagcttcgccttgcggatccggctccatcctgacaaggccctacacggccttgtgtgagctggatgcggtgtggggcttggtggtggtggtggcggcagcggcggcggccctcgcctcgctgatcctgctcctggtggtactgtgtcgcctgcggaagatcacagaggctgaggagcgcagcggggtggcgccgctactcctgctgctcgcagccatatttgggctttgtggcctcagcctgggatacatcgctgagcagcaagagagcctctgcttcgcccggcgtgtcctgaggggggtgttgcttgcTATCTGCAACACATGCCTCGTGTTTCATGGTCTGCGACTGCGCCGGTTGGGACAAGGTGCTCATAGCCCCAGCACAGGTCAACTGATGGGGCTGGCGGTGGCCTTGGCCGTGTTGGATCCGGAGTGGATCCTTCTAGCCACGATGTCCACATGCCAGCCAGCCTGTGAATACCAGCCGCTGGACTTTGCGCTGGCCACCACTTAtgtgctggtcctgctcctggcagcactggtgggggcggcctgcagtctgtggaggcagcagccacggtggaggtgcaggaccgcgtggctgctcatcacctgcctggcctcagtcctgctgtgggtggcctggATCACCTTCTGCCTGTATGGCAACGCAGCGCTTGGCCTGCCCCCAACATGGGACAACCGGGTacaggcagtggtgctgctggcacaggcatggctgctcatactgctgcacgctgctcctgaggtccacgccaccttacggcccccgtcccgcatgagagaggccaatttagaggagggcctttctcacgtgtagtttggagcaaaccgggacttcgtgttcagtgacaacaactcaggtatggtactttgttttcgcttctttgacctactctgtgactctgtgtgtacttgagagagagcatagccctcgctctttcctcgcatggagcccctactggaagtctgtggaacagcagcatataagcaaggtctatggacctttccctgtaactcagatctcacttgagcag
The Brienomyrus brachyistius isolate T26 unplaced genomic scaffold, BBRACH_0.4 scaffold45, whole genome shotgun sequence DNA segment above includes these coding regions:
- the LOC125723054 gene encoding G-protein coupled receptor family C group 5 member B-like encodes the protein MAPSINLFTFLVLSLVGGSSSWDEASPCGSGSILTRPYTALCELDAVWGLVVVVAAAAAALASLILLLVVLCRLRKITEAEERSGVAPLLLLLAAIFGLCGLSLGYIAEQQESLCFARRVLRGVLLAICNTCLVFHGLRLRRLGQGAHSPSTGQLMGLAVALAVLDPEWILLATMSTCQPACEYQPLDFALATTYVLVLLLAALVGAACSLWRQQPRWRCRTAWLLITCLASVLLWVAWITFCLYGNAALGLPPTWDNRVQAVVLLAQAWLLILLHAAPEVHATLRPPSRMREANLEEGLSHV